A genomic segment from Flavobacterium litorale encodes:
- a CDS encoding glycoside hydrolase family 65 protein: protein MNQDYIVPDNWSIIEEGFDVERVKSSESLFSIGNGAMGQRANFEEDYSADTFQGSYIAGIYYPDKTKVGWWKNGYPEYFAKVLNAPNWIGIGITVNGENLDLNRCKEVNHFRRELNMKEGWYNRSFEAVLQNGTAIAVNVTRFLSLVDDELGTIKYEITPLKGAAQITFNPYIDAGVTNEDTNWEEKFWQPVNVQHSGNAAYVTARTHKTHFDVATYMHNSIQLSGNTLHISPTTVNAGTDKVQFMYDVEAAQGQTATIIKLGGYTVSLNHDANNLVDAAKEVINTAHAKGYAALLNEQREAWAKIWEMADITIDGDVKAQQGIRFNIFQLNQTYLGKDPRLNIGPKGFTGEKYGGSTYWDTEAYCIPFYMATKDQQVARNLLTYRYEHLEKAIENAQKLGFTNGAALYPMVTMNGEECHNEWEITFEEIHRNGAIAFAIYNYHRFTGNYSYIPEKGLEVLIGIARFWQQRANLSSDKNQYMILGVTGPNEYENNINNNFYTNYIAKWCIEYTIAQIAKVKTDYTADYNRIMAKVNLNDAELQQWEKVASNMYFPYSEKHGVYLQQDGFLDKELIPVSELDRSQRPINQKWSWDKILRSPYIKQADVLQGFYFFEDHFTKEQLEKHFDFYEPLTVHESSLSPCVHSIQAAVLGRMEQAYTFYLRTSRLDLDDYNKEVEEGLHITSMAGTWMSIVEGFGGMRVKDDTLHFEPKIPKQWEGYSFKINFRNQILKVAVHAAATKFTLEGDKELTVFVNGKPVRVEPNALVTV, encoded by the coding sequence ATGAACCAGGATTATATAGTACCAGATAATTGGTCCATAATAGAAGAAGGATTTGATGTAGAAAGGGTAAAATCCTCCGAAAGTTTATTCAGCATAGGTAATGGTGCTATGGGGCAGCGTGCTAATTTTGAAGAGGACTACTCAGCAGATACCTTTCAGGGGAGCTACATTGCAGGTATTTACTACCCCGATAAAACCAAAGTAGGCTGGTGGAAAAACGGTTATCCAGAATATTTTGCAAAAGTACTTAATGCACCCAACTGGATAGGTATAGGCATTACCGTAAACGGAGAAAACCTCGACCTTAACCGATGCAAAGAAGTAAACCATTTTAGGCGAGAACTTAACATGAAAGAAGGGTGGTACAACCGTTCTTTCGAAGCCGTATTGCAAAATGGTACAGCCATAGCCGTAAACGTTACCCGATTCCTATCGTTAGTAGATGATGAACTGGGAACAATTAAATACGAAATAACCCCATTAAAAGGGGCAGCACAAATAACATTCAATCCCTATATAGATGCAGGAGTTACCAATGAGGATACCAACTGGGAAGAAAAATTTTGGCAACCCGTAAACGTACAACACAGTGGTAACGCTGCCTATGTAACAGCTCGTACCCACAAAACCCATTTTGATGTAGCCACCTACATGCACAACAGCATACAACTATCGGGTAACACCCTGCACATTAGTCCAACAACTGTAAATGCAGGTACCGACAAAGTACAGTTTATGTACGATGTAGAGGCAGCACAAGGGCAAACCGCTACTATAATTAAACTAGGGGGGTACACTGTATCGTTAAACCACGATGCCAATAATTTAGTTGATGCCGCCAAAGAGGTAATTAACACTGCACACGCCAAAGGCTACGCTGCATTACTAAACGAACAACGCGAAGCATGGGCAAAAATTTGGGAAATGGCAGATATTACTATTGATGGCGATGTAAAAGCACAGCAAGGTATCCGCTTTAATATTTTCCAACTTAACCAAACCTATTTGGGTAAAGACCCAAGGTTAAATATAGGACCTAAAGGTTTTACTGGCGAAAAATATGGTGGTAGTACCTATTGGGATACTGAGGCATACTGCATACCATTTTACATGGCAACCAAAGACCAACAAGTAGCCCGTAACCTACTTACCTACCGTTACGAACACCTAGAAAAAGCCATAGAAAATGCGCAAAAACTAGGGTTTACCAACGGAGCAGCACTCTACCCTATGGTAACCATGAATGGCGAAGAGTGCCATAACGAATGGGAAATTACCTTTGAGGAAATCCACCGTAATGGTGCCATAGCATTTGCCATTTACAACTACCACCGTTTTACAGGCAATTACAGTTACATCCCCGAAAAGGGGCTAGAAGTACTTATTGGCATAGCCCGTTTTTGGCAACAAAGAGCCAATTTATCGTCCGATAAAAACCAATACATGATATTGGGGGTTACAGGACCCAACGAGTACGAAAATAACATAAACAATAACTTTTATACCAACTATATAGCCAAGTGGTGTATAGAGTATACTATAGCGCAAATAGCAAAAGTAAAAACGGATTACACAGCCGATTACAACCGTATTATGGCTAAAGTAAACCTTAATGATGCCGAATTGCAACAATGGGAAAAAGTAGCGAGCAACATGTACTTCCCATACTCCGAAAAGCACGGGGTGTACTTACAACAAGACGGCTTTTTAGATAAAGAGTTAATACCCGTAAGTGAGCTAGACCGTAGCCAACGCCCTATAAACCAAAAATGGAGTTGGGATAAAATACTGCGTTCGCCTTACATTAAGCAAGCCGATGTGTTGCAGGGATTCTACTTTTTTGAAGACCATTTTACCAAAGAACAACTCGAAAAACATTTCGATTTTTATGAGCCCCTAACAGTGCACGAATCGTCGCTATCGCCATGTGTACACTCCATACAAGCAGCAGTATTGGGCAGAATGGAGCAGGCATATACTTTTTATTTAAGAACATCGCGTCTTGACCTTGACGATTATAATAAAGAGGTTGAAGAAGGTTTACACATTACGAGTATGGCAGGTACTTGGATGAGCATTGTAGAAGGTTTTGGTGGTATGCGTGTTAAAGACGATACCTTACATTTTGAGCCGAAAATACCAAAACAATGGGAAGGTTATTCTTTTAAAATAAATTTCAGAAATCAAATATTAAAAGTAGCTGTACATGCAGCAGCCACCAAATTTACGCTAGAAGGCGATAAGGAACTGACCGTTTTTGTAAATGGAAAACCAGTACGGGTAGAACCTAACGCATTGGTAACAGTCTAA
- the pgmB gene encoding beta-phosphoglucomutase — protein sequence MKKKAFIFDLDGVIVDTAKYHFLAWQKIAAQLGINFTHEHNEQLKGVSRIRSLDIILALGNVTITQQEKDNLLQQKNEDYLAYIQKMDESEILAGVLPALQYLKQNNQPIALGSASKNARPILEKVNLLDYFDAIVDGNDVTNAKPDPEVFVQAAKKLNMPTEGAIVFEDSVAGVQAANVAQMVSVGIGSKAVLHEAHYNFDDFKVINTTFLENLVNK from the coding sequence ATGAAAAAGAAAGCATTCATATTCGATCTTGATGGTGTAATAGTCGATACAGCCAAGTATCACTTTTTGGCATGGCAAAAAATCGCAGCACAATTAGGAATCAACTTCACACACGAACATAACGAGCAACTCAAAGGCGTGAGCCGAATCCGTTCGCTTGATATCATACTTGCATTAGGCAATGTAACCATCACACAACAAGAGAAAGACAACTTACTACAACAAAAAAACGAGGACTACCTTGCTTACATCCAAAAAATGGACGAGAGCGAAATACTAGCAGGTGTATTACCTGCTCTACAATACCTAAAACAAAACAACCAACCTATAGCATTAGGCTCGGCAAGTAAAAATGCCCGACCCATACTGGAAAAAGTAAACCTACTGGATTATTTTGATGCTATTGTAGATGGTAACGATGTTACCAATGCAAAACCCGACCCCGAAGTTTTTGTACAAGCAGCAAAAAAACTAAACATGCCTACGGAGGGTGCTATAGTGTTTGAAGACTCGGTAGCAGGCGTACAGGCAGCAAATGTTGCCCAAATGGTAAGTGTGGGTATTGGCAGTAAAGCCGTACTGCACGAAGCCCATTATAATTTTGACGATTTTAAAGTAATAAACACCACATTTTTAGAAAACTTAGTAAATAAATAA
- a CDS encoding MFS transporter — protein sequence MEKRKLGFWEIWNMSFGFLGIQMGFALQNANASRILQIFGADVHELSWFWIIAPLMGLIVQPIIGHYSDNTWGKFGRRKPYFLVGAVLASVGLVLMPQADIFIAFMPALWVGAGMLMIMDASFNIAMEPFRALVADNLRTDQRTMGFSVQTALIGFGAVIGSWLPYALTNWFNIPNTAPDGTVPPNLIWSFIVGAIILVVTILITVFTTKEYSPEELDSFEAKGEVDANPVKEAKLSDIFTDFKKMPTTMRQLSWVQFFSWFGLFGMWVFTTPALAHHLYGLPITDTKSQTYQDAGDWVGVLFGVYNLVSALFAFCLPYIAFKIGRKLTHSISLIIGGVSLISLYFVPDENWAILSMIGVGVAWASILAMPYAILAGSIAPRKMGVYMGIFNFFIVIPQIINALIGGPIVKYFYSGNAIYAIVTSGISFIIAALLVVKVKDVDDLKSKSEIL from the coding sequence ATGGAAAAGCGTAAATTAGGTTTCTGGGAAATCTGGAACATGAGTTTCGGTTTTTTAGGGATACAAATGGGTTTTGCACTGCAAAATGCCAACGCAAGCCGTATACTCCAAATTTTTGGCGCCGATGTACACGAACTTTCGTGGTTTTGGATTATAGCACCCTTAATGGGGCTAATTGTACAACCCATAATAGGGCACTACAGCGATAATACTTGGGGTAAATTTGGTAGGCGAAAGCCGTACTTTCTTGTTGGAGCAGTTTTAGCCTCAGTAGGCTTAGTACTAATGCCGCAAGCCGATATTTTTATTGCCTTTATGCCCGCCTTGTGGGTAGGTGCTGGGATGCTCATGATTATGGATGCATCGTTTAACATTGCCATGGAGCCTTTCCGTGCCTTAGTTGCCGATAATTTACGTACCGACCAACGCACAATGGGCTTTAGTGTACAAACGGCACTAATAGGCTTTGGTGCTGTTATAGGCTCGTGGTTACCCTATGCGCTTACCAACTGGTTTAATATACCCAATACGGCACCCGATGGTACTGTACCGCCCAATCTTATCTGGTCTTTCATAGTAGGAGCAATAATATTAGTAGTTACCATTTTGATTACTGTTTTTACCACTAAAGAGTATTCTCCTGAAGAACTAGATAGTTTTGAGGCTAAGGGCGAAGTAGACGCTAATCCTGTAAAAGAAGCCAAATTATCGGATATTTTTACCGATTTTAAAAAAATGCCCACAACAATGCGTCAGCTCAGTTGGGTACAATTCTTTTCGTGGTTCGGTTTGTTTGGTATGTGGGTATTTACTACCCCAGCATTGGCACACCATTTATACGGTTTACCTATTACTGATACCAAAAGCCAAACGTACCAAGATGCTGGCGATTGGGTAGGCGTACTCTTTGGCGTATACAATTTAGTATCGGCATTATTTGCGTTCTGTTTGCCTTACATTGCGTTTAAAATAGGCAGAAAGTTAACCCATTCCATATCGCTTATAATAGGTGGGGTAAGCCTTATCTCGCTTTATTTTGTACCCGATGAAAATTGGGCTATACTATCCATGATAGGTGTAGGCGTTGCTTGGGCAAGTATATTGGCTATGCCTTATGCCATACTTGCAGGCTCCATAGCACCCCGTAAAATGGGTGTGTATATGGGTATCTTCAATTTCTTTATCGTAATTCCACAAATAATTAATGCACTTATTGGCGGTCCTATTGTAAAATACTTTTACAGTGGTAATGCCATATATGCTATAGTTACCAGTGGTATAAGTTTTATAATAGCTGCACTACTTGTGGTAAAAGTTAAAGATGTAGACGACCTTAAATCCAAGTCAGAAATTCTATAA
- a CDS encoding LacI family DNA-binding transcriptional regulator, with protein MKRKVTLKQIARELDVSISTVSKSLRNSPEISEDTRQKVQAFAKLYNYRPNNIALSLKNKKTKTIGIIIPEIVHHFFATVISGIEQVANENGYNVIVCLSDESFDKEVINMDMLANGSIDGFIMSLSKETQLKRDFHHIEEVINQGMPVVMFDRVTNEVLCDKVIIDDQLAAYRAVEFFIEKQFKKIALVTTVDYVSVGKLRTDGYANALTDHDMQVNDDMIVKIEDIENCASKIEKLLKEKKPDAIFAVNELFAVTSIKLANKMGMRVPEDISVIGFTDGIISKFSTPSISTISQNGIKMGGRAAKMLIERLEMEEENEQYTTELIETDLVLRESTATL; from the coding sequence ATGAAGAGGAAAGTAACCCTTAAACAAATTGCAAGAGAATTAGATGTATCTATCTCTACTGTTTCGAAATCGTTGCGTAATAGCCCTGAAATAAGCGAAGATACCCGCCAAAAAGTTCAGGCATTTGCAAAACTCTATAACTACCGCCCTAACAATATTGCTTTAAGCCTTAAAAACAAAAAAACAAAAACCATAGGCATTATAATACCCGAAATTGTACACCACTTTTTTGCTACCGTTATTAGTGGTATAGAGCAGGTAGCTAATGAGAACGGCTATAATGTTATTGTATGTTTATCGGACGAATCGTTTGATAAAGAGGTAATTAATATGGATATGCTTGCTAATGGCAGTATCGATGGTTTCATTATGTCGCTATCCAAAGAAACGCAGTTAAAAAGGGATTTTCACCATATTGAGGAGGTTATTAACCAAGGTATGCCCGTAGTAATGTTTGACCGTGTTACTAACGAGGTATTGTGCGACAAAGTAATTATAGACGACCAACTTGCGGCTTACAGAGCCGTTGAGTTTTTTATAGAAAAACAATTTAAGAAAATTGCTTTAGTTACTACGGTGGATTACGTTAGTGTAGGAAAATTGCGTACCGATGGTTATGCCAACGCACTTACTGACCATGATATGCAGGTTAACGACGATATGATTGTTAAGATAGAGGATATAGAAAACTGTGCCTCTAAAATAGAAAAGTTACTAAAAGAGAAAAAGCCTGATGCTATTTTTGCGGTAAACGAGCTTTTTGCCGTAACCAGTATTAAACTCGCCAATAAAATGGGCATGCGTGTACCCGAAGACATATCGGTAATAGGGTTTACCGATGGTATTATCTCCAAATTTTCTACGCCAAGTATCTCTACCATAAGCCAAAACGGAATAAAAATGGGGGGTAGGGCAGCCAAAATGCTTATAGAACGACTTGAAATGGAAGAAGAAAATGAGCAATATACTACCGAATTGATAGAAACTGACCTTGTACTCAGAGAATCTACGGCAACGTTGTAG
- a CDS encoding SusC/RagA family TonB-linked outer membrane protein — translation MKKMYQKFLLLLLMLPLSALAQSTVTGNVSDSATGQPIPGVNIIIEGTTTGSSTDIDGNYTLTGVTEGSRIVFSFIGFANQTIDYTGQSTIDVVMQEDATLLEEVVVIGYGTTTKKDATGSLTTVKADDFNKGAITTADQLLTGRAPGIRITSNGGQPDAAPNIRIRGGSSLSAQNNPLIVIDGVPLDFVNPAGVNNPLSLVNPSDIESFTILKDASATAIYGSRASNGVIIITTKKGSSGAPQFNYNGSVGFNRADDVIDVMNGSEFTRFIQEYHPGFTNLLGVDDPTTDAVDNPATPEIEGRILYDTDWQDEVLRTSVFTDHNFSARGNLFGKVPARASIGYTKTEGIVKTDDYERYSASVKFTPMFLDDHLKVDVNARGLWVEKNNIDQKSVLEGALNMDPTKPVFSDDPNSSFGGYYQNTVTRDGNTLLDGQYNPVNLLDGRRRPEQVNKLIGNAMFDYKMHFLPELRAIVNVGVEASRANILEEFGPNALASSRFVEGTGIVFNPGVNYRETQHITNKTFDAYLAYTKNLEGPITRIDAQAGHAYQSFVNDGYKSIYQYNVNTGLREELINEQNPNNRYYNKMVLESFFGRANIDLYDKYLFTFTLRADGSSLFREDERWGYFPAAAFAWRITDESFMQNASFVNNLKLRLGYGITGQQDITQIKNAGYYPSTALFTPGDPNSQYLPGVATYGAKPFNDRLKWETTTTYNLGVDFSFFNKNLLSGSVDVYRRITNDLLVLSLVPPGQYLTNEITQNVGSLENRGIEIDLTLRPITTTDFSWEVLGNLSYNFGEIKSLNNVSTISADESSLPGSTGVRLARHNVGSQPYSAWVYEQLYDSDGRIIPGAFRDRNEDGIINDDDRYFEAIRPNWTFGFGTNITYKNLDFSANFHGQLDGKVYNAVNLVGGNLERALPDNNNSLSNVLDFYSGAADPRIETILDPVPLSDYYLEDAAFLRCDNITIGYRFNQLVKSASLRLYATVNNAFIITEYSGQDPENFNGIDTNFYPRPRTYSFGVNLDF, via the coding sequence ATGAAAAAAATGTACCAAAAGTTTTTACTTTTATTACTTATGTTGCCGCTAAGTGCACTTGCACAGAGCACTGTAACGGGTAATGTGAGTGATAGTGCTACTGGGCAGCCCATTCCTGGAGTAAATATAATTATAGAGGGCACTACCACTGGCTCCAGTACCGATATAGATGGTAATTATACCCTTACTGGTGTAACAGAAGGTAGCCGTATAGTATTTAGTTTTATAGGTTTTGCCAACCAAACAATAGATTATACAGGGCAAAGTACAATAGATGTAGTAATGCAAGAAGATGCTACATTACTAGAAGAGGTGGTAGTTATTGGTTATGGTACTACTACCAAGAAAGATGCAACAGGATCGTTAACTACAGTAAAAGCCGACGATTTTAACAAAGGTGCTATTACTACTGCTGACCAGTTGCTTACGGGTAGAGCACCTGGTATACGAATTACCAGTAATGGCGGACAGCCTGATGCTGCACCAAACATTAGAATACGTGGTGGTAGCTCATTAAGTGCGCAAAATAACCCTCTTATTGTTATTGATGGTGTGCCGTTGGATTTTGTTAATCCTGCAGGAGTAAACAACCCATTATCTTTAGTTAATCCTTCAGATATTGAATCGTTTACCATATTAAAAGATGCATCGGCAACAGCCATATACGGTTCACGTGCTTCTAATGGTGTAATTATTATTACTACCAAAAAAGGAAGTTCGGGAGCACCACAATTCAACTACAACGGTAGTGTAGGGTTTAACAGAGCCGACGATGTTATTGATGTTATGAATGGCTCTGAGTTTACTCGTTTTATACAGGAGTACCACCCAGGTTTTACCAATTTATTGGGTGTAGATGATCCTACTACGGATGCAGTGGACAACCCTGCAACACCAGAAATAGAGGGAAGAATATTGTATGATACGGACTGGCAGGATGAGGTGTTAAGAACATCTGTGTTTACAGACCATAACTTTAGCGCGCGTGGTAACCTTTTTGGTAAAGTACCTGCTAGAGCATCTATAGGCTATACTAAAACCGAAGGTATTGTAAAAACAGATGATTATGAGCGTTATAGTGCATCGGTAAAATTTACACCAATGTTCCTGGACGACCATTTAAAAGTGGATGTTAACGCTAGAGGTTTATGGGTGGAGAAGAACAACATCGACCAAAAGTCGGTTTTAGAGGGTGCTTTAAACATGGATCCTACAAAACCAGTATTTTCTGATGACCCTAATAGTAGTTTTGGCGGTTACTACCAAAACACGGTTACTAGAGATGGAAATACTCTGTTGGACGGACAGTACAACCCTGTTAACTTACTAGATGGCAGAAGAAGACCTGAGCAGGTAAACAAATTAATAGGTAATGCAATGTTCGATTACAAAATGCATTTCCTACCAGAACTTAGAGCTATTGTAAATGTAGGTGTAGAGGCATCGCGTGCTAACATACTAGAGGAGTTCGGACCAAATGCTTTAGCAAGTTCTCGTTTTGTTGAGGGCACAGGTATTGTATTTAACCCAGGCGTTAACTACAGAGAAACACAACACATTACCAACAAAACATTTGATGCTTATTTAGCGTACACCAAAAACCTTGAAGGACCTATAACACGTATTGATGCACAGGCAGGACATGCGTACCAAAGTTTTGTAAACGATGGCTATAAATCCATATACCAGTATAATGTTAATACAGGTTTACGAGAAGAGCTTATAAACGAGCAAAACCCAAATAACCGCTACTATAACAAAATGGTATTAGAGTCGTTTTTTGGGCGTGCCAACATCGACCTTTACGATAAGTACCTGTTTACATTTACGTTAAGAGCAGATGGATCTTCGTTATTTAGAGAAGACGAGCGTTGGGGGTACTTCCCAGCAGCAGCATTTGCATGGAGAATTACCGACGAGAGTTTTATGCAGAACGCATCATTCGTAAACAACCTTAAGCTACGTTTAGGTTACGGAATAACGGGGCAGCAAGATATAACACAAATAAAAAACGCAGGATATTATCCTTCAACGGCATTATTTACACCTGGTGACCCAAACAGCCAGTACCTACCTGGTGTCGCCACCTATGGAGCAAAACCGTTTAACGACCGCCTAAAATGGGAAACTACTACTACCTATAACTTAGGTGTTGATTTCTCATTCTTCAACAAAAACCTACTTTCAGGTAGTGTGGATGTTTACAGAAGAATAACTAACGACTTGCTAGTACTATCACTTGTACCGCCAGGTCAATACCTTACCAACGAGATTACGCAAAACGTAGGTAGCCTAGAGAACAGAGGTATAGAAATAGACCTTACACTACGGCCTATAACCACTACTGATTTTTCTTGGGAAGTATTAGGTAACTTATCATATAACTTTGGTGAAATAAAAAGCCTTAACAACGTTAGTACTATTAGTGCAGACGAGTCTTCGTTACCAGGTAGTACAGGGGTAAGGCTAGCACGCCACAATGTAGGTTCGCAACCCTACTCAGCATGGGTGTACGAGCAACTTTACGATAGCGACGGGCGTATTATACCTGGTGCGTTTAGAGACCGTAATGAGGATGGTATAATTAATGACGACGATAGGTACTTTGAAGCAATACGCCCTAACTGGACATTTGGTTTTGGTACAAACATTACGTACAAAAACTTAGATTTCTCGGCAAACTTCCACGGACAGTTGGACGGAAAAGTATACAATGCTGTTAATTTGGTAGGTGGTAATCTTGAAAGAGCTTTACCAGATAACAATAACAGCCTTAGCAACGTGCTTGACTTTTATAGTGGCGCAGCAGACCCAAGAATTGAAACCATACTAGACCCTGTTCCGTTATCAGATTATTATTTAGAAGATGCTGCGTTTTTAAGATGTGATAATATTACTATAGGATATAGGTTTAATCAGCTCGTTAAATCAGCCTCACTACGCCTGTATGCTACAGTTAATAATGCCTTTATCATTACAGAATACTCAGGTCAAGACCCTGAAAACTTTAATGGTATTGATACAAACTTCTATCCGCGACCAAGAACTTACAGCTTTGGTGTAAATCTTGACTTTTAA
- a CDS encoding RagB/SusD family nutrient uptake outer membrane protein produces the protein MKNFNKKIILGISALVLLFSSCTDDLNTEPKVELSLENLLAQDPNAVEGLLSKMYGTFALSGPTGPGSSDISGPDPGETAFLRSIINMQEFTADGMKNRWGDDGLDQLTTASDWNGNNKFFRYLYDRVYFVVPQTTNIILALNNVDVANEEQIVSELRFIRSLAYYYMIDCFGKGVLVNESNYGSTNPLPEASRLELFEYVESELLDIEQDMPVTNTYGRANKAVVRMLLAKLYLNAEVYTGTARYSDALNYTNLVINEGGYTLANNFVSNFSADNNTSTEIIFPLIADPVVSQSYGNTTYIVNGSLSTETMPIVDFGATGGWTGHRATKAWYGLFGDLETATDVRAGLFWTEGHNFEMADYRTWEDGYPSTKFRNTSFSSTSTATEFSPTDFPLFRLADAHLMYAECVLRGAGGSQSQALDYVNAIRTRSNATAITAGELTLDFIIDERARELNLEGHRRTDLIRFGRFTGSTYVWPWKGNLASGTAIPATYNVFPIPQTALEANLNLTQNPGY, from the coding sequence ATGAAAAACTTTAATAAAAAGATAATTTTAGGAATAAGCGCGTTAGTACTGCTCTTTTCCTCTTGTACTGACGACCTCAACACGGAGCCGAAAGTAGAATTATCGTTAGAAAACCTTTTAGCACAGGATCCTAATGCTGTAGAAGGGTTACTCTCTAAAATGTACGGTACATTTGCACTGTCGGGTCCTACAGGACCTGGAAGCTCTGATATTAGCGGACCTGACCCAGGCGAAACCGCATTTTTAAGAAGTATAATTAACATGCAAGAGTTTACTGCCGATGGTATGAAAAACCGTTGGGGCGATGATGGATTGGACCAGTTAACTACAGCGTCGGACTGGAATGGTAACAATAAATTCTTCCGTTACCTTTATGACAGAGTATATTTTGTTGTACCGCAAACAACCAATATTATACTAGCACTAAATAACGTAGATGTAGCAAACGAAGAACAAATAGTTAGCGAGCTGCGTTTTATTCGCTCGTTAGCCTACTACTATATGATAGACTGCTTTGGTAAAGGTGTTTTAGTAAACGAGAGTAACTACGGTAGCACCAACCCATTACCCGAAGCAAGCCGATTAGAGCTTTTTGAATACGTAGAAAGCGAACTATTGGATATTGAACAAGATATGCCTGTAACCAACACTTACGGTAGAGCCAACAAAGCAGTAGTACGCATGCTACTAGCCAAACTATACCTTAATGCAGAGGTATACACAGGTACAGCACGTTACAGTGATGCACTTAACTACACCAACCTCGTAATAAACGAAGGTGGTTATACACTAGCGAATAATTTTGTAAGTAATTTCTCTGCCGATAACAATACCTCTACCGAGATTATTTTCCCGCTAATTGCAGACCCTGTTGTTAGCCAGAGTTATGGTAACACTACCTACATTGTTAACGGCTCATTAAGCACAGAAACGATGCCAATAGTTGATTTTGGCGCAACGGGTGGATGGACTGGACACCGTGCTACAAAAGCATGGTACGGACTATTTGGCGACCTTGAAACAGCTACAGATGTTAGAGCAGGACTATTTTGGACGGAAGGACATAATTTTGAAATGGCAGATTATAGGACATGGGAAGATGGCTACCCATCAACAAAATTCAGAAACACATCTTTCTCAAGTACATCTACTGCTACAGAGTTTTCTCCTACAGATTTCCCATTATTCCGATTGGCCGATGCACACCTTATGTATGCAGAGTGCGTGTTACGTGGAGCGGGAGGATCGCAATCGCAGGCGTTAGACTATGTTAACGCAATACGAACACGATCCAACGCAACAGCAATAACAGCAGGAGAGCTTACGCTTGATTTTATTATTGATGAAAGAGCAAGAGAACTTAACCTTGAAGGGCACCGAAGAACAGACCTTATACGTTTTGGGCGTTTTACAGGTAGTACCTACGTATGGCCTTGGAAAGGTAATTTAGCAAGTGGTACAGCTATACCTGCAACGTACAACGTATTCCCAATACCACAAACAGCACTAGAGGCGAACCTTAACTTAACGCAAAACCCTGGTTACTAA